One part of the Humulus lupulus chromosome 9, drHumLupu1.1, whole genome shotgun sequence genome encodes these proteins:
- the LOC133801133 gene encoding aquaporin PIP1-2-like: protein MEGKEEDVRLGANRYREGQPIGTAAQSQDSKDYSEPPPAPLFEPGELSSWSFYRAGIAEFVATFLFLYITVLTVMGVVKAPTKCTTVGIQGIAWAFGGMIFALVYCTAGISGGHINPAVTFGLFLARKCSLTRAVFYMIMQCLGAICGAAVVRGFEKNQYVPLGGGANTVAAGYTKGDGLGAEIVGTFVLVYTVFSATDAKRNARDSHVPILAPLPIGFAVFLVHLATIPITGTGINPARSLGAALIYNKEHAWDDHWIFWVGPFIGAALAALYHQIVIRALPFK, encoded by the exons ATGGAGGGGAAAGAAGAAGATGTTAGACTTGGAGCTAATAGGTACAGAGAGGGACAGCCTATAGGAACGGCTGCTCAGAGTCAAGACTCCAAGGACTACTCGGAGCCACCGCCTGCGCCGCTCTTCGAGCCCGGTGAGCTGTCCTCGTGGTCGTTTTACCGTGCAGGCATAGCCGAGTTCGTGGCCACATTCTTGTTCCTTTATATCACTGTTCTGACTGTTATGGGCGTAGTCAAAGCGCCAACCAAATGCACCACTGTGGGAATCCAGGGAATTGCCTGGGCCTTTGGTGGAATGATCTTTGCTCTTGTTTATTGCACTGCTGGTATTTCAG GGGGTCACATTAACCCGGCGGTGACATTCGGGCTGTTCTTGGCAAGGAAGTGTTCGTTGACGAGAGCGGTGTTTTACATGATAATGCAGTGTTTGGGAGCCATATGCGGAGCCGCTGTGGTGAGGGGCTTCGAGAAGAATCAGTACGTGCCGCTCGGTGGTGGCGCCAACACCGTCGCAGCCGGATACACCAAAGGTGACGGCCTTGGTGCTGAGATTGTTGGTACCTTTGTGCTTGTCTACACTGTCTTCTCAGCTACTGATGCCAAGCGCAACGCCCGTGACTCCCATGTTCCT ATACTGGCACCACTACCAATTGGGTTTGCAGTGTTCCTAGTTCACTTGGCCACCATCCCTATCACAGGGACAGGTATCAACCCAGCTAGAAGTCTTGGGGCTGCCCTTATCTACAACAAAGAACATGCTTGGGATGACCAT TGGATATTTTGGGTAGGTCCTTTCATTGGAGCAGCACTCGCAGCTTTGTACCATCAAATAGTGATCAGAGCCCTTCCCTTCAAGTAG
- the LOC133801132 gene encoding uncharacterized protein LOC133801132 isoform X2: MKHSLAIHNPNITVILIAAGVSHEPSSSPSSLPSPLPPFILYIHYYLFFSVVGPEDNPSEVHFADDGVESYLEEGQTEFLSKLLDETFWYIYGPTIDPECELNLFLSIE, from the exons ATGAAACATTCTCTAGCAATCCATAACCCTAATATCACCGTCATCCTAATCGCTGCCGGAGTATCGCATGAGCCGTCATCATCTCCGTCGTCGTTGCCGTCGCCACTGCCTCCATTCATTCTTTATATTCATTACTATCTTTTCTTCTCCGTGGTCG GACCTGAAGATAATCCAAGTGAGGTGCATTTTGCGG ATGATGGTGTGGAAAGTTATCTTGAAGAG GGCCAAACAGAGTTTTTAAGCAAATTGTTGGATGAGACTTTTTGGTATATATATGGTCCTACAATAGACCCAGAATGCGAACTAAACTTGTTTCTTAGTATAGAATGA
- the LOC133801132 gene encoding uncharacterized protein LOC133801132 isoform X1, translating to MKHSLAIHNPNITVILIAAGVSHEPSSSPSSLPSPLPPFILYIHYYLFFSVVGPEDNPSEVHFADDGVESYLEEVFPYVQSNLIFIFVRIIGKILTAFVLYQLQQRIMSKRVVVVEEEIIDSVFGQVSYSI from the exons ATGAAACATTCTCTAGCAATCCATAACCCTAATATCACCGTCATCCTAATCGCTGCCGGAGTATCGCATGAGCCGTCATCATCTCCGTCGTCGTTGCCGTCGCCACTGCCTCCATTCATTCTTTATATTCATTACTATCTTTTCTTCTCCGTGGTCG GACCTGAAGATAATCCAAGTGAGGTGCATTTTGCGG ATGATGGTGTGGAAAGTTATCTTGAAGAGGTATTCCCTTATGTGCAGtcaaatcttatttttatttttgtaagaaTCATAGGAAAAATTCTGACTGCTTTTGTTTTATATCAACTGCAACAAAGAATCATGTCGAAAAGGGTTGTAGTTGTAGAGGAAGAAATTATAGATTCTGTATTTGGGCAGGTATCATATTCAATATAG